One region of Candidatus Bathyarchaeia archaeon genomic DNA includes:
- a CDS encoding ACT domain-containing protein codes for MPARQRRRLIIAKFGGSSLSSGNKITLAADSVAREYSKGNRLVVVVSAVGRTTDDLLELTNHGAGIVETDRDDILAMGERTSAKIFAASLKARGIQARHFDPADRDWPIITDHDFSNANPLKTASVQRIRKHVKPLLEDGLIPVIGGFIGRTRDGRITTLGRGGSDTTALLLATALEADEIVLVTSAPGILTGDPNLISNPHVLRTIEMKALVGIADSGTKFIHRKALRYKDPAINIRVIPSTAGRLDAQGTRITSGPLPELEVKIHNPDPIASITLVGRDLPQNPDLIRKVTKIIRMNLVAISQDGDSAILYLSQTPSLRRQISKLHDVVASDPRGLALAARMGLALITVKGVGLEETPGVVARITDALRSSNINIFGVLTITSSVLVLVDWKERKRAGKLIKTSLENN; via the coding sequence TTGCCAGCGCGTCAACGCCGCCGCCTAATCATAGCCAAATTTGGCGGGTCCAGCCTATCGAGCGGAAATAAGATCACTCTCGCGGCAGACTCGGTCGCCAGAGAATATTCCAAGGGAAACAGACTTGTTGTCGTGGTCAGCGCTGTCGGAAGAACTACTGACGATCTTCTCGAACTAACGAACCACGGTGCTGGAATCGTAGAGACAGACAGAGACGATATTCTCGCGATGGGTGAGAGAACGAGTGCCAAGATCTTCGCGGCATCGTTAAAAGCGCGCGGGATACAAGCCCGACACTTTGACCCCGCAGATCGAGACTGGCCGATCATAACCGACCATGATTTTTCAAACGCCAACCCGTTGAAAACCGCAAGTGTTCAACGAATAAGGAAACATGTGAAACCCCTACTCGAGGACGGACTCATACCGGTGATCGGTGGCTTCATCGGCCGCACCAGAGACGGAAGAATCACCACACTTGGCCGCGGAGGAAGCGACACCACGGCCCTCCTCCTCGCCACCGCACTCGAAGCAGATGAGATTGTTCTGGTAACCAGCGCGCCAGGAATTCTCACCGGCGACCCCAACCTGATCAGTAACCCGCATGTTCTCAGAACCATCGAGATGAAAGCGTTGGTTGGAATCGCTGATAGCGGAACAAAATTCATTCATCGAAAAGCGTTGCGATACAAAGACCCCGCGATCAACATTCGAGTCATACCCAGCACGGCAGGAAGACTCGACGCACAAGGAACACGGATTACAAGTGGACCGCTGCCCGAACTTGAAGTGAAAATTCACAATCCAGACCCAATAGCTTCCATAACTCTGGTAGGGAGAGACCTGCCCCAGAATCCGGATCTTATCCGGAAAGTTACAAAGATCATCAGAATGAATCTTGTCGCTATTTCGCAAGACGGCGATAGCGCGATACTGTACCTCAGCCAGACCCCAAGCCTACGAAGACAAATATCCAAACTCCACGACGTAGTCGCGAGCGATCCTCGGGGTCTTGCGCTTGCAGCAAGGATGGGATTGGCCCTCATCACAGTCAAAGGAGTAGGCTTGGAAGAGACCCCTGGAGTGGTCGCAAGAATCACCGACGCGTTGCGGTCAAGTAACATCAACATATTCGGCGTCCTTACAATAACCTCCTCCGTCCTCGTCCTTGTCGATTGGAAGGAAAGGAAACGGGCTGGCAAACTGATCAAAACCTCACTGGAGAACAACTAG
- the asd gene encoding aspartate-semialdehyde dehydrogenase, with the protein MKRKVAVLGATGMMGQKFVQLLAHHPWFEVSAVAASDKSVGKEYGASIGSRKEANLPDELGELVLTEPKPQALDDPDVAFSALPAEVAGPIEEDFAKAGMPVFSNASSHRMDQYVPLLNPEVNPEHAEMVEEQKRRMKTDGFIVANPNCTTAILTLSLKPLQDKFGLETVVVSSMQAVSGAGYPGVASLDIMQNVIPFIRNEEEKVEHETNKILGTVSRLAGITVSASCNRVPTIHGHMEAVFSKTRSAATPNEVIKVMSEFKGAPQQLKLPSAPEYPIIVREEEDRPQTRLDVDEGNGMTVTVGRVRRDPALNGVKYMALGHNLVRGGAGCSILNAELLLAKKLIK; encoded by the coding sequence ATCAAGAGAAAGGTAGCTGTCCTCGGCGCAACCGGCATGATGGGTCAAAAGTTCGTCCAGCTGCTAGCCCACCATCCATGGTTCGAGGTAAGCGCGGTCGCTGCGTCCGACAAGAGTGTTGGCAAAGAATATGGTGCTTCGATTGGATCAAGAAAAGAAGCAAACCTCCCAGATGAGCTGGGAGAACTCGTACTTACCGAGCCCAAGCCACAAGCTCTCGACGACCCTGATGTGGCGTTCTCAGCTCTACCTGCCGAAGTCGCAGGACCTATAGAGGAAGATTTCGCAAAAGCGGGAATGCCTGTGTTCTCGAATGCTTCATCGCATAGAATGGATCAGTACGTCCCGCTTCTGAATCCAGAGGTAAACCCTGAACATGCTGAGATGGTGGAAGAGCAGAAGCGGCGGATGAAGACCGACGGTTTCATAGTCGCCAACCCCAATTGCACCACCGCGATCCTCACCCTCTCCCTCAAACCCCTACAGGACAAATTCGGTCTCGAAACCGTCGTCGTGTCCTCGATGCAAGCCGTGTCCGGCGCAGGCTACCCTGGAGTTGCATCCCTCGACATCATGCAAAATGTCATCCCGTTCATCCGAAACGAAGAGGAAAAGGTAGAACATGAAACTAACAAGATACTCGGGACCGTTTCGAGACTGGCCGGGATCACTGTCTCCGCGAGCTGCAACAGGGTCCCAACCATCCATGGACACATGGAAGCAGTCTTCTCCAAAACACGATCAGCCGCGACACCCAACGAAGTCATCAAGGTGATGAGCGAGTTCAAGGGAGCTCCTCAACAACTGAAGCTTCCTTCAGCACCTGAGTATCCGATTATTGTCCGGGAGGAGGAAGATCGCCCTCAGACAAGGCTCGATGTGGACGAGGGAAACGGAATGACAGTAACGGTTGGACGTGTAAGGAGAGACCCAGCGTTGAACGGTGTCAAGTACATGGCCCTTGGCCACAACCTGGTCCGCGGCGGAGCTGGATGCTCCATCCTCAACGCCGAACTCCTCCTAGCAAAGAAACTAATCAAGTGA
- a CDS encoding 2-amino-3,7-dideoxy-D-threo-hept-6-ulosonate synthase: METGKTRRLRRIFRQDGKTVIIPMDHGVSIGPIEGLADMNETIDNVAIGGADAVLVHAGIAKTVDTQGTGLILHLSGATRLTREPNWKVQVSSVKLAVRLGADAVSVHINVGSEHEQDMLDQFSRVLDESDDLGLPVLAMMYPRGPGIQNEHSYEVVSHAARLGYELGADIVKTNYTGDIDSFRSVIKSVKAPVVVAGGPKAGSESEALQLVSDSIKAGAAGVSIGRNVFQHRKPTLMTKALVEIVHSGSSPAQALSILGERTERILARA, from the coding sequence ATGGAAACTGGAAAAACCCGTAGACTCAGGCGAATATTCCGACAAGACGGCAAGACCGTCATCATACCGATGGACCACGGAGTATCAATCGGACCAATCGAAGGACTCGCTGATATGAACGAGACGATTGACAACGTGGCCATAGGAGGAGCCGACGCCGTTCTCGTCCACGCTGGCATAGCCAAGACAGTTGACACCCAGGGAACGGGCCTCATACTCCACCTCTCGGGCGCCACACGACTAACCCGAGAGCCCAACTGGAAAGTGCAAGTATCAAGCGTCAAACTAGCCGTTCGTCTCGGCGCGGATGCAGTATCGGTTCACATCAACGTCGGATCCGAACACGAACAAGACATGCTCGACCAGTTCTCGCGAGTACTAGACGAGAGCGATGACCTCGGTCTGCCAGTCCTCGCGATGATGTACCCGAGAGGGCCTGGAATCCAGAACGAACACAGTTACGAAGTGGTCAGCCATGCAGCCCGACTCGGTTACGAGCTGGGAGCAGATATCGTCAAGACAAACTACACAGGAGATATTGACAGCTTCCGAAGCGTCATCAAGAGCGTCAAAGCACCAGTGGTCGTAGCTGGCGGGCCCAAAGCAGGGAGCGAATCCGAAGCTCTCCAGCTCGTCTCAGACTCGATCAAAGCAGGAGCTGCCGGAGTATCCATTGGGCGAAACGTGTTCCAGCATCGCAAGCCGACCCTGATGACTAAAGCACTCGTCGAGATAGTCCACAGTGGAAGCAGCCCCGCGCA